One segment of Radiobacillus kanasensis DNA contains the following:
- a CDS encoding ribonuclease HI family protein, whose amino-acid sequence MLEIYTDGAASGDPGPSGIGIYIKHGKDHFEYSFYSGIYSNHEAEFLAVMKAIEICQESFPDEILSIRSDSKLVVDVIEKEFTKNQKFLPLLTSILEETKGFQHFFIKWIPEKQNTKADQLARQAIQRYKEEFKK is encoded by the coding sequence ATGTTAGAAATTTATACAGATGGAGCGGCAAGTGGAGATCCGGGGCCAAGTGGAATCGGTATTTATATCAAGCATGGCAAGGATCACTTTGAATATTCCTTTTATAGCGGCATTTATTCCAATCACGAAGCGGAATTTTTAGCCGTAATGAAAGCCATTGAAATATGTCAAGAGTCCTTTCCTGATGAAATTCTATCCATCCGGTCCGACTCGAAATTAGTCGTAGACGTTATAGAAAAGGAGTTTACGAAAAATCAAAAGTTTTTACCGCTTCTAACATCCATTTTAGAGGAAACAAAAGGTTTTCAACACTTTTTCATTAAATGGATTCCAGAAAAGCAAAACACCAAAGCTGATCAGCTGGCACGCCAAGCCATTCAACGTTATAAAGAAGAATTTAAGAAGTAA
- a CDS encoding DUF2515 family protein — protein MNSSIQEMVSFIKEQTKLHNLDNITRTKAYQAFYKKHPEIKWAFLASMVSRNAGWNMTDLHSPVFETILPKKTRKRLFSTYERANWLIFSDAFPQLILYSLSIKQNKPLFHHLCYFHVSSFMQKEWHLFWKIGDQSRLMTALIINEQNVIRNPVIQEPFYKKTVFNRIPYLFQDFLHMNAILFPNLHGRIFATDVFDFKSVTKRIELGKRLSAYLFHPELYQGVYDFAFHTPPTGSSQEYEQYQSNHHGVCTPRLRDVYPVVSHQDNIRQDWNRNGGIPKKWWKPVEISLSDNSWTSFSKKRHLLTSFVQPLYLLKK, from the coding sequence ATGAATTCATCTATCCAAGAAATGGTTTCTTTTATCAAGGAACAAACAAAACTTCATAATCTTGATAATATTACCCGAACAAAAGCCTATCAAGCTTTTTACAAGAAACACCCAGAAATAAAATGGGCATTTTTAGCAAGTATGGTTTCTAGAAATGCAGGTTGGAATATGACGGATCTGCATTCTCCAGTGTTTGAAACCATTCTACCGAAAAAAACACGAAAACGGTTATTTTCAACCTATGAACGGGCCAATTGGTTAATCTTTTCCGATGCATTTCCACAATTAATCCTTTATAGCTTGTCTATTAAACAAAATAAACCTTTATTCCATCACTTATGTTATTTTCATGTTTCTTCATTTATGCAAAAGGAATGGCATCTCTTTTGGAAAATCGGGGATCAAAGTCGTTTGATGACTGCTTTAATCATTAATGAACAAAATGTCATTCGAAATCCCGTCATACAAGAGCCTTTTTACAAAAAGACTGTTTTCAATCGTATTCCTTATTTGTTTCAAGATTTCTTACATATGAACGCAATACTTTTTCCTAATCTTCATGGACGTATTTTCGCTACAGATGTGTTTGATTTTAAAAGTGTAACGAAACGAATTGAACTTGGAAAAAGACTATCTGCATATTTGTTTCATCCAGAACTCTATCAAGGTGTATATGACTTTGCATTTCACACACCCCCAACCGGCTCAAGTCAAGAATATGAACAGTATCAATCTAATCACCATGGTGTGTGTACCCCTAGATTGCGAGATGTATATCCAGTAGTCTCACATCAAGATAATATTCGTCAAGACTGGAATAGGAATGGGGGTATTCCGAAAAAATGGTGGAAGCCTGTGGAGATATCGTTATCAGATAATAGTTGGACTTCCTTTTCGAAAAAAAGACATTTGCTCACAAGCTTTGTTCAACCTTTATATCTACTTAAGAAATAA
- a CDS encoding cold-shock protein has translation MQNGVVKWFNAEKGYGFIQLEEGNDVFVHYSAIQEEGFKTLEEGQEVSFEIVDGDRGPQAANVTKK, from the coding sequence ATGCAAAATGGTGTAGTAAAATGGTTCAATGCGGAAAAAGGCTACGGTTTTATCCAATTGGAAGAAGGAAATGATGTATTCGTACACTATTCCGCTATCCAAGAAGAAGGCTTCAAAACATTAGAAGAGGGCCAAGAAGTTTCTTTCGAAATCGTCGATGGCGATCGTGGACCTCAAGCAGCTAACGTAACGAAAAAATAA
- a CDS encoding queuosine precursor transporter: MQNEWIWIVFAILNFSMLLFMYRMFGKAGLFVWIGMATVIANIQVVKTIELFGLTATLGNIIYGTIFLATDILNEKYGKEDAKKAVWLGFSTLIIMTVIMQVVIKFHPGPEDFAQESLETIFGLIPNIAIGSLAAFVVSQYLDVWIYSKIKAVLPDTKYLWLRNNGSTMISQLVDTAIFCGIAFYGQYSLDIWFEIFVSTYLIKFLVAAIDTPFLYMAKNFNNTSH, encoded by the coding sequence TTGCAAAATGAATGGATTTGGATTGTATTTGCAATCCTAAATTTTAGCATGCTTCTTTTTATGTACCGTATGTTTGGAAAGGCTGGCCTATTTGTCTGGATTGGAATGGCAACAGTTATCGCGAATATTCAAGTCGTAAAAACGATTGAATTATTCGGTCTAACAGCCACTCTAGGCAATATCATTTATGGGACGATTTTCTTAGCAACCGATATATTAAATGAGAAGTACGGAAAAGAAGATGCAAAAAAAGCCGTTTGGTTAGGGTTTTCAACCCTTATCATTATGACAGTTATTATGCAGGTCGTAATAAAATTTCATCCAGGTCCAGAAGACTTCGCACAAGAGTCACTAGAAACTATTTTTGGACTTATTCCGAATATTGCGATTGGAAGTCTAGCTGCCTTTGTTGTCAGTCAGTACTTAGATGTGTGGATTTACAGTAAAATCAAAGCGGTATTACCAGATACAAAATATCTATGGTTGCGAAACAATGGTAGTACAATGATTAGTCAATTAGTCGACACCGCTATCTTTTGTGGCATTGCATTCTACGGTCAATATTCACTAGATATTTGGTTTGAAATCTTCGTCAGCACTTATTTGATCAAATTCTTAGTTGCCGCCATCGATACACCGTTTTTATATATGGCGAAAAACTTCAACAATACTTCACACTAA
- a CDS encoding DUF6123 family protein, which produces MNLSNQLAYYLDDLWSKGFKLTDEDVRFIYLGKHSTMSEDWKVILALKTTLQNQHTFVGSYYLSILELLEGEGVHSLSHATQLLKKKGVTS; this is translated from the coding sequence ATGAACTTGTCTAATCAATTAGCTTATTATTTAGATGATTTATGGTCCAAAGGGTTTAAGCTAACAGACGAGGATGTTAGATTTATATATTTAGGAAAGCATTCCACAATGTCAGAAGATTGGAAGGTCATTCTTGCTCTAAAGACTACCTTACAAAACCAACATACATTTGTAGGGAGCTACTACTTAAGCATTTTAGAATTACTGGAGGGAGAAGGGGTTCATTCTCTTTCTCATGCAACGCAACTGTTAAAGAAAAAAGGAGTTACTTCTTAA
- the gpsB gene encoding cell division regulator GpsB, giving the protein MLERIQFTGKDILEKSFKTAMRGYHQEEVDEFLDVVIQDYENFQQEIDRLRQENERLKRGGGQPKARPQTSNHQVNYDILKRVSNLEKAVFGKKYVDAD; this is encoded by the coding sequence GTGTTAGAGCGTATTCAATTTACTGGTAAAGATATATTAGAAAAAAGCTTTAAAACGGCAATGAGAGGATATCATCAAGAAGAAGTAGATGAATTTTTAGATGTTGTTATTCAAGACTATGAAAACTTTCAACAAGAAATAGATCGACTACGACAAGAAAATGAACGCTTGAAAAGAGGCGGTGGACAACCTAAGGCTCGTCCACAAACTTCGAATCATCAAGTGAATTACGACATTTTAAAAAGAGTATCGAATCTTGAAAAAGCTGTTTTCGGCAAGAAGTATGTAGATGCAGACTAA
- a CDS encoding SLOG family protein, whose product MKVVTITGYKPFELNIFKASDPRIKIIKETLKRRLIPLIEDGLQWVLVSGQMGVELWTCQVIMDLQDTYDIKLGVIPPFENQESRWPEPYQLEYEEVCIHADFFQPLYQSEYKGPFQFKARDKWLIAKSDGCLVLTDEEYPGSTAYFLEEAKQAEKFYMISHITPFDLDETVQDLQAENINIWDND is encoded by the coding sequence ATGAAAGTAGTGACAATCACAGGGTACAAACCTTTCGAACTAAATATTTTTAAAGCATCCGATCCTAGAATTAAGATTATTAAGGAAACTTTAAAGCGAAGGCTAATTCCCCTCATAGAAGATGGACTGCAGTGGGTACTAGTATCGGGACAAATGGGAGTAGAGCTTTGGACTTGCCAGGTCATAATGGACTTACAAGATACATACGATATAAAATTAGGGGTTATTCCACCGTTCGAAAATCAGGAAAGTAGATGGCCGGAACCCTATCAACTGGAATATGAGGAGGTTTGCATACACGCTGATTTCTTTCAACCGTTATATCAATCAGAATACAAAGGACCCTTTCAATTTAAAGCACGTGATAAATGGCTCATTGCAAAAAGTGATGGGTGCCTCGTCCTGACGGATGAAGAGTATCCCGGAAGCACTGCTTATTTCTTAGAGGAAGCGAAACAAGCGGAGAAATTTTATATGATTTCCCATATTACTCCTTTTGATTTGGACGAGACCGTACAAGATCTTCAGGCAGAGAATATAAATATATGGGACAACGATTGA
- a CDS encoding THUMP domain-containing class I SAM-dependent RNA methyltransferase, giving the protein MKKEVQLIATAAMGLESVVANEVKALGYTDVKVENGKVLFTATVDAIPRANLWLRTADRVKLFVAEFKATSFEELFEQTKQIEWETFIPEDGEFPVIGKSVKSTLHSVPDCQSIVKKAVVERLKQKYGIASWLEETGAFYRIEVAILKDIVTLTIDTSGTGLHKRGYRVGQGEAPLKETLAAALIQLTNWTADQPFVDPFCGSGTIPIEAALIGQNIAPGFNREFASEDWEWVGRKAWEQARQEVEDLAKYDQPLDIQGSDIDHRMINIAKDNAMEAGLGELVTWKQMQVKDLTLKKDNGFLVGNPPYGQRIGDRMEVEKLYRDLGEVMKDLPSWSVYMLTSYEKFEQLYGKKATKKRKLFNGFIKTDYYQYFGKRK; this is encoded by the coding sequence ATGAAAAAAGAAGTGCAGTTGATTGCAACGGCTGCTATGGGATTAGAGTCCGTTGTAGCGAATGAAGTTAAAGCGTTAGGATATACAGATGTAAAAGTAGAAAATGGGAAAGTTTTATTTACAGCAACTGTAGATGCTATACCTCGAGCCAACCTTTGGCTTCGAACAGCAGACCGGGTGAAATTGTTCGTTGCCGAATTTAAGGCAACAAGTTTTGAAGAACTTTTTGAACAAACGAAGCAAATAGAGTGGGAAACATTCATTCCAGAGGATGGAGAGTTTCCAGTGATCGGTAAATCCGTTAAATCTACGTTACATAGTGTGCCAGATTGTCAATCCATCGTTAAAAAAGCAGTTGTAGAGCGATTAAAGCAGAAATATGGTATTGCAAGCTGGTTAGAGGAAACAGGTGCGTTCTATCGTATTGAAGTAGCCATTCTAAAGGATATCGTGACATTAACAATTGATACGTCAGGTACAGGGCTGCATAAACGTGGATATCGAGTTGGTCAAGGGGAAGCACCGTTGAAAGAGACATTAGCGGCCGCTCTCATCCAGCTGACCAATTGGACAGCGGACCAACCATTTGTGGACCCATTCTGTGGTTCTGGAACGATTCCGATAGAAGCAGCTCTCATTGGGCAAAACATTGCTCCAGGGTTTAATCGAGAATTCGCTTCTGAAGACTGGGAATGGGTAGGCAGGAAAGCTTGGGAACAAGCGCGCCAAGAGGTAGAAGATTTGGCCAAATATGACCAACCGTTGGACATACAAGGATCAGATATTGATCATCGAATGATTAATATTGCTAAGGATAATGCCATGGAAGCTGGATTAGGAGAACTCGTTACATGGAAGCAAATGCAAGTGAAAGACTTAACCTTGAAGAAGGACAATGGATTTTTGGTAGGTAATCCACCATATGGACAACGAATTGGGGACCGGATGGAGGTAGAAAAACTATATCGCGACCTTGGAGAAGTAATGAAGGACCTTCCATCTTGGAGTGTTTATATGTTGACGTCGTACGAAAAATTCGAACAATTGTATGGAAAAAAAGCGACGAAGAAAAGAAAGTTGTTTAACGGGTTCATTAAAACGGATTACTATCAATATTTCGGTAAGCGGAAGTAA
- a CDS encoding SDR family NAD(P)-dependent oxidoreductase, which produces MYLPDFRIDNQLAVVTGAGKGIGKAIAISYAEAGADVVIISRTERDLDDVKEVIESFGRKAYPICEDVSNYRRIIEALNKQIGDDPIDIWVNNAGMNIRSESLDVTEEEWSQIIDINMKSTFFLAQEAGRRMKEKGRGKIINISSVGGHVALRTGVVYAMTKSAIIQMTKNLALEWGKFGIHVNAIGPWYFPTSLTKKLLQDEQYVQDIMSRTPLQRIGKLEELAGAAVFLASEASNYMTGQTLMVDGGMTIYGF; this is translated from the coding sequence ATGTACTTACCAGATTTTAGAATAGATAACCAATTAGCTGTTGTGACAGGAGCTGGAAAGGGAATTGGGAAGGCAATTGCTATTAGTTATGCAGAAGCTGGGGCAGACGTTGTCATCATTTCCCGTACGGAAAGGGACTTAGACGATGTAAAAGAAGTCATAGAATCATTCGGTAGAAAAGCTTATCCCATCTGTGAGGATGTTTCTAATTATAGAAGAATAATAGAAGCATTAAATAAACAAATTGGGGATGATCCTATTGATATTTGGGTGAATAATGCCGGAATGAACATACGTAGTGAATCCCTAGACGTTACAGAAGAAGAATGGAGTCAAATCATTGATATAAATATGAAAAGTACATTCTTCCTGGCTCAGGAAGCTGGTAGACGAATGAAAGAAAAGGGAAGAGGCAAAATCATTAATATTTCTTCCGTAGGAGGTCATGTAGCATTACGAACAGGTGTTGTATATGCCATGACGAAAAGTGCTATTATTCAGATGACGAAAAATTTAGCATTAGAGTGGGGGAAATTTGGTATCCACGTCAATGCAATCGGACCATGGTATTTTCCGACTTCCTTAACAAAAAAACTATTACAAGATGAGCAATACGTTCAGGATATTATGAGTCGTACTCCTTTACAACGAATAGGAAAGCTAGAGGAATTGGCAGGAGCAGCAGTGTTCTTAGCTTCAGAAGCGAGTAATTATATGACAGGTCAAACCTTAATGGTAGATGGTGGGATGACGATTTACGGTTTTTAA
- a CDS encoding DUF1272 domain-containing protein: protein MALEMREACEKCSKQLTPTDEAYICTYECTFCPECSSTTNYVCPNCGGELVKRPRSK from the coding sequence ATGGCTTTAGAAATGAGAGAGGCTTGTGAAAAGTGTTCCAAGCAATTAACACCAACAGATGAAGCATATATCTGTACATACGAATGTACATTTTGTCCTGAATGTTCATCTACTACGAATTATGTTTGTCCAAATTGTGGTGGAGAGCTTGTAAAGAGACCGAGAAGTAAATAA
- a CDS encoding C40 family peptidase, whose protein sequence is MLHTGNVQQVVKHSMAYGFLLSQPFSFYVDAYPVLQNEILTESQNLKYGQHNESVLVLQYKLSQLNYFKQPVDGEFGVRTEYALKSFQKDHQLTANGVANQKTISTLVRIEREQYLRPLKSIEEDYYPGEQGDDIEKIQKALQYFGYYKGELDGIYGPLTDKALINFQQDQGLEVKQSINEKTVNQIYEAEPAETVAAPSPDTEQESEPKPVKKETASYSVSGLIATAKSFIGTPYVWGGESPGGFDCSGFIQYVYQAHGIKLGRTVSDIWNGTKPVSTLSVGDFVFYETYKAGPSHMGIYLGNNQFIHAGESNGVEVSDMGISYWQQRYIGAKRVAQ, encoded by the coding sequence ATGCTTCATACCGGAAATGTTCAGCAAGTTGTTAAACATTCCATGGCATATGGTTTTCTATTAAGCCAACCATTTTCCTTCTATGTGGATGCTTACCCTGTTTTACAAAATGAGATTTTAACAGAGTCGCAAAACTTAAAATATGGTCAACATAATGAATCTGTCCTTGTCCTTCAATATAAACTTAGTCAATTAAACTATTTCAAACAGCCTGTCGATGGAGAATTTGGGGTTCGTACAGAATATGCGTTAAAAAGCTTCCAGAAGGATCATCAACTTACTGCTAATGGTGTTGCAAACCAAAAGACAATTTCTACCCTTGTTAGAATAGAACGGGAACAATACTTGCGGCCACTTAAATCCATTGAGGAAGATTATTACCCTGGTGAACAAGGGGACGACATTGAGAAAATCCAAAAAGCTCTTCAATACTTTGGGTATTATAAAGGAGAGTTAGACGGAATTTATGGACCACTAACAGATAAAGCGTTAATCAATTTTCAGCAAGATCAGGGTCTAGAAGTGAAACAATCCATTAACGAAAAAACGGTTAATCAGATTTATGAAGCCGAACCAGCGGAAACGGTTGCAGCTCCTTCACCGGATACAGAACAAGAATCGGAACCAAAACCGGTTAAAAAGGAAACAGCGTCCTACTCGGTATCAGGACTTATTGCCACAGCAAAAAGTTTCATAGGTACACCCTATGTCTGGGGTGGGGAATCTCCTGGAGGATTTGATTGTAGCGGTTTCATTCAATATGTGTATCAAGCTCATGGAATAAAGCTAGGAAGAACGGTAAGTGATATTTGGAATGGGACCAAACCAGTCTCTACCCTATCTGTTGGGGACTTCGTCTTTTATGAAACATATAAAGCAGGTCCTTCCCACATGGGAATATACTTAGGAAATAATCAATTTATTCATGCAGGAGAATCAAATGGTGTAGAAGTGTCAGACATGGGTATCTCCTATTGGCAACAGCGTTATATTGGGGCGAAACGTGTAGCTCAATAA
- a CDS encoding HD domain-containing protein, with amino-acid sequence MQEKEHIAAIQDYVYNKFIKDGSGHDYYHMKRVAILAKKIAKLEHADEFVTEAAGWLHDVDDRKLTDSPEAAREERDQFLVKMGVDSSTRQAIEAAIQDVSFSKGKVPNTLEGKIVQDADRMDAIGAIGIARTFAYGGSRGRTIHSELPEEKETASIQHFYDKLLLLKEMMHTDAAKQMAKDRHAFMETFLRQFLEEWNALV; translated from the coding sequence ATGCAGGAAAAGGAACACATAGCCGCAATCCAAGACTATGTATATAACAAATTTATAAAAGATGGATCGGGACATGACTATTACCATATGAAAAGGGTGGCCATTTTAGCGAAAAAAATAGCAAAACTAGAACATGCGGATGAATTTGTAACAGAGGCAGCGGGGTGGTTGCACGATGTGGACGATCGAAAGTTGACGGATTCTCCTGAAGCAGCTCGTGAAGAACGTGACCAATTTCTCGTGAAAATGGGAGTCGATTCCTCAACGAGACAAGCTATTGAGGCGGCCATTCAAGATGTATCGTTTAGTAAAGGAAAAGTTCCTAATACGCTTGAAGGGAAAATCGTGCAAGATGCAGATCGAATGGATGCAATCGGAGCCATTGGAATTGCTAGAACATTTGCTTATGGTGGATCACGAGGGCGCACTATTCATTCGGAGTTACCAGAGGAAAAAGAAACGGCATCCATCCAGCATTTTTATGATAAGCTTTTATTATTAAAAGAAATGATGCACACAGACGCAGCAAAACAAATGGCTAAAGATCGTCATGCATTTATGGAAACTTTTTTACGTCAATTTTTGGAAGAGTGGAATGCACTTGTATAA
- a CDS encoding DUF1798 family protein, with translation MTLQDSIEILKHDLQQLLDYYLTHEKPEDKRDRSFFEYVRKETTPIYNKIKGWEEEALDFVKNRDVRVHPQQVASTAENLELILMHSYYVDVRKKRYMELYKSIEYVFELLMEDLQTQKT, from the coding sequence ATGACGTTACAAGATTCTATCGAAATATTAAAGCATGACCTTCAACAGCTACTTGATTACTATTTAACTCATGAAAAACCAGAAGATAAACGAGACCGTTCTTTTTTTGAATATGTTAGAAAGGAAACAACGCCTATTTATAACAAAATAAAAGGATGGGAGGAAGAAGCGTTAGACTTTGTTAAAAACCGAGACGTTCGCGTACATCCTCAACAAGTAGCTTCTACAGCGGAAAATTTGGAATTAATTCTTATGCACAGTTATTATGTGGATGTTCGTAAGAAAAGGTACATGGAGTTATATAAATCTATAGAGTATGTATTTGAGCTTTTAATGGAGGATCTCCAAACACAAAAAACATGA
- a CDS encoding cytidine deaminase: MDKQSLIKEANKIREKAYVPYSKFSVGAALLTKSGKVYHGCNIENAAYPVSLCAERVAIFKAISDGEYEFDQLAVVADTERPVPPCGSCRQVMSEFFAKDMMIHTSNLQNVIKSVTMDELLPFSFSQDDLESSQK; the protein is encoded by the coding sequence ATGGATAAACAATCTCTCATTAAAGAAGCGAATAAAATACGGGAAAAAGCTTACGTGCCTTATTCTAAATTTTCAGTTGGGGCCGCACTTTTAACCAAATCAGGAAAGGTATATCACGGCTGTAACATCGAAAATGCTGCTTATCCCGTAAGTCTTTGCGCTGAACGGGTGGCGATTTTTAAAGCTATTTCTGATGGGGAGTATGAATTTGATCAACTAGCAGTTGTAGCTGATACGGAACGTCCGGTACCTCCATGTGGATCATGTAGACAAGTAATGAGTGAGTTCTTTGCAAAAGATATGATGATTCATACGAGCAATTTACAGAATGTCATAAAATCTGTGACCATGGATGAGCTTTTGCCTTTTTCTTTTTCACAAGATGATTTAGAAAGTTCACAAAAGTAA
- a CDS encoding CotD family spore coat protein: protein MRHHKPYGAGCGFPRPIDKVVYPTKHNMIDHCFENTVEHIHPSHTTIVNHHLQKNAHVYPHSTSVDNTFDSVDYFAGAYQVPSPMAPVPPVAGPGAVPPVNPGLGANTPPYGPYPGNPGLEGEDLASPNIASPYDPGKEYKTMKPYPNKAFKWKK from the coding sequence ATGAGACATCATAAACCCTACGGCGCAGGTTGCGGCTTTCCTAGACCAATTGACAAGGTGGTGTATCCGACCAAGCATAACATGATTGACCATTGTTTTGAAAATACAGTAGAACACATTCATCCTTCTCATACTACAATCGTAAATCATCATCTACAAAAGAATGCACACGTATATCCTCATTCTACTTCTGTCGATAATACGTTCGATAGTGTTGATTATTTCGCTGGTGCCTATCAAGTTCCATCTCCAATGGCTCCCGTACCACCGGTAGCTGGACCAGGAGCAGTTCCACCGGTAAACCCTGGATTAGGTGCAAACACACCACCATACGGTCCTTACCCTGGTAATCCTGGACTAGAAGGAGAAGACCTAGCAAGTCCTAATATTGCTAGCCCATATGACCCTGGCAAAGAATATAAAACGATGAAGCCATATCCTAATAAAGCGTTCAAATGGAAGAAGTAA
- a CDS encoding carboxypeptidase M32 — translation MKEKEQQFKDLLKEQKAYEESLYLMMWDLRTKAPKKGMDLRSEVIGFLSQKLHALSTSDQMKQFINDLKGKTEDPILAKSIEECEKEYNRNKKIPEAEYKEYVTLQSRAESVWTEARVKGDFSLLQPYLEKLVDYKRKFAEYWGYEKNIYDALLDMYEPGVTTETLDQVFPALRKELTSLVEKVNQSNHKPNPEVLQHHFPKEKQEDFSLEILKRMGFDFEAGRLDETVHPFAIGINPNDVRVTTRYDEDDFRMAVFGTIHEGGHALYEQNIDPSLYQTPLAGGTSMGIHESQSLFWENLVARSEGFWQNHFEVFKSFAPNEFKSLSFDEFYKAINEVKPSFIRIEADEMTYALHIMIRYELEKALISGEIEVKDLPELWNDKMEEYLGIRPTSDKEGVLQDIHWSGGDFGYFPSYALGYMYAAQIYHTMKKEIDVDELIESGNFLKIKEWLGENIHRHGKMKQPLEILKDVTDEGLNPKYLVDYLTEKYSKIYQL, via the coding sequence ATAAAAGAAAAAGAACAACAGTTTAAAGATTTGCTAAAAGAACAAAAAGCGTATGAAGAATCTTTGTATCTCATGATGTGGGATCTACGAACAAAAGCACCGAAAAAAGGAATGGATCTTCGTTCCGAGGTCATTGGATTCCTATCTCAGAAACTCCACGCGTTATCCACCTCTGATCAAATGAAGCAATTCATTAATGATCTAAAAGGGAAGACGGAGGATCCCATTCTCGCTAAATCTATTGAAGAGTGTGAAAAAGAGTATAACCGAAATAAAAAAATACCAGAAGCAGAATACAAAGAGTATGTGACCCTACAATCAAGAGCAGAATCTGTATGGACTGAAGCCCGTGTGAAGGGTGATTTTTCACTTCTACAACCATACTTGGAGAAATTAGTAGATTATAAGCGGAAATTCGCGGAGTACTGGGGTTATGAAAAGAATATTTATGATGCATTACTCGATATGTATGAACCCGGTGTCACAACGGAAACATTAGATCAAGTTTTTCCAGCTTTGCGCAAAGAGCTCACCTCACTAGTTGAAAAGGTCAATCAATCTAACCATAAGCCGAACCCAGAAGTTCTTCAACACCATTTCCCTAAAGAAAAACAAGAAGACTTTAGCTTGGAGATTCTAAAACGAATGGGCTTTGATTTTGAGGCTGGCCGTTTAGACGAGACTGTTCATCCGTTTGCGATCGGAATCAATCCGAACGACGTTCGTGTAACGACTCGCTATGATGAAGATGATTTCCGAATGGCCGTGTTCGGTACAATCCATGAGGGTGGGCACGCTTTATACGAACAAAATATTGATCCATCTTTATATCAAACTCCATTAGCTGGAGGAACTTCTATGGGAATCCATGAATCTCAGTCCCTATTTTGGGAAAATCTCGTAGCACGAAGTGAAGGATTCTGGCAAAACCACTTTGAAGTATTCAAATCCTTTGCACCAAACGAATTCAAAAGCCTGTCTTTTGATGAATTCTATAAAGCCATTAATGAAGTGAAGCCTTCCTTTATTCGAATCGAAGCAGACGAAATGACATATGCCTTACATATTATGATTCGTTATGAGCTAGAGAAAGCACTGATTAGTGGGGAAATTGAAGTCAAAGATTTACCAGAGCTATGGAACGATAAGATGGAGGAGTATCTAGGGATTCGTCCAACCTCTGATAAAGAAGGGGTTCTTCAGGATATTCATTGGTCTGGTGGAGATTTTGGCTATTTCCCATCCTATGCTTTAGGCTATATGTATGCTGCGCAAATTTACCATACTATGAAAAAAGAAATAGATGTTGATGAATTGATTGAAAGTGGGAATTTCCTAAAAATTAAAGAATGGTTAGGAGAAAACATTCATCGTCACGGCAAGATGAAGCAACCGCTTGAAATACTTAAAGATGTAACGGACGAAGGATTAAATCCTAAATATTTAGTGGATTATTTAACTGAAAAGTATTCAAAAATATACCAATTATAA